The following nucleotide sequence is from Streptomyces leeuwenhoekii.
CCCCGTCTCCCCGTGACGCACGTCTCGTTCGACCGCACCGCCCCCGGTCTCTCGCTGGGCCGCATGGCCGTCCGCCCGGAGGGGTTCGCCTGCCTGCCCGGCGATCCGGCCGCCGCCCTGCCCGGCGCCCGCGTGGTCGCGGACGAGGAGGCGCTGCGGGCCGAGGTGCGGGGGGCGATCGCCGAGCACCTGGAGCCGGTGCTGGCCGGTTTCGGGCCGCGGATGCGGCGGCGCGGGCGTGCCCTGTGGGGGATGGCGACGGACGAGATCGTCGAGGGTCTGTGGTACGTGGCCCATCTGCTCGGCGAGGAGGAGCGGGCACGGCACGAGCTGGAGCTGCTGCTGCCGGGCGCGACCCGGCCGTACGTCGGGGCGGCGGCCTTCCGTGAGCTGACCGGCCCGGACGGCGAGCCGCTGCGCACCCGGGACCGGGCGAGCTGCTGCATGTTCTACACGGTGCGCCCCGAGGACACCTGCGCCACCTGCCCGCGCACCTGCGACGCGGACCGCGTCGGCAGACTGGCCGCCGCCGCGCGCTGACATCCCCCGGGCGCGCCCCCG
It contains:
- a CDS encoding (2Fe-2S)-binding protein is translated as MPVPRSAVADAYARLTEVFPGLAVTELGPGEPAPRGGGWVAAASLAEGGTALTEFLAWDDAQVVRDYGQKARPDVVASFGLHRYAWPACLLVTVPWFLHRRVPRLPVTHVSFDRTAPGLSLGRMAVRPEGFACLPGDPAAALPGARVVADEEALRAEVRGAIAEHLEPVLAGFGPRMRRRGRALWGMATDEIVEGLWYVAHLLGEEERARHELELLLPGATRPYVGAAAFRELTGPDGEPLRTRDRASCCMFYTVRPEDTCATCPRTCDADRVGRLAAAAR